The following coding sequences lie in one Myxococcus xanthus genomic window:
- a CDS encoding serine/threonine-protein kinase, translating to MDSQVSNAIISRLRVGTITHVRISGVIDETFPLTSASPEMNGLLVVDLGQVERISSFGVRRWIEFAAKLPQGALGLYVVHAPPVIVDQLNMVEGFAGVARVLSVLAPYSCRACNEDRLRLVNLLDEAQVISEERAPDHSCPVCQGALEFADLPGEFFDYARRQQFGQVDPVVMRYLRASMPAEQPELSQHLKIIQDDITYITLASALKGDLNVRRLASGLEGRVGFDFSHVSKVEPEALPKLEQVLETAAQGAHVALCRVPPPALAVLARSAKVLPVRLATLWLPCDCRNCGQVSHQRLQAADYLAKLRAQASGVEVPCPICGGNARVPHMPQLQGLLARVQLTDRPLEDMEALETRALSQYLFGATNIDPAARQGASTDISNSLGSTKLNIIRRLGQGGMAEVFLAKQVGVKGFEKFVVMKKILPQFAENPEFVDMLFAEARANARLTHPNVVQTFDVGVSDGVAYILMEYVRGPDLKKLVIELRRKGLALPLEHALRIVAEVAAGLHYAHAYVDPAGTPHPVVHRDVSPHNVLISLDGAIKLSDFGIAKVAGEEHTQAGVLKGKISYISPEAASGRTLDARNDVFALGVVLFELLTGTLPFRRDHDAATLQAIVRDPAPVPSQLKPNIPQDVSDLILRALVKDPARRTPSAAALREEIEAVMAHHRLNSSPAAVAQFFRDTLGDRLVEFAPSAVGGTGSHPRPVPSGSGSGNIGSGEMAAPTDGRTPSRGSVPVAGSRPGMGGSGGIPRPGPPVPPPPPTRSVGVASAAVRPPAPPPADDSFPGISVSEDDANDRTEVVPLNLGAPPPRTEAPPRPAPAPRASQPQPAMPAPPRPSGPVPGLGQGTHASTARPAQPPPPRPVAPASRAPAPAETSAGKMPLWKFLGITGGGALVLAVVAVVMTRDGGSNFVNVGPGEHVYVGGLRHEPGTEVHDPSGGPLLISTAMEGKLRRFGTTQQREGIDVRTLADASPEPGTTGLLSVTGAAPGCEVHVGGALLPGGTPLLKARIEAGRELEVLVRCPSGVSKLWVMAVPGQQIEVKSQPRN from the coding sequence GTGGATAGCCAGGTTTCCAACGCCATCATCAGCCGGCTCCGCGTGGGGACGATTACCCACGTCCGGATTTCCGGCGTCATCGACGAAACATTCCCACTGACGTCCGCCAGCCCGGAGATGAACGGGCTGCTGGTGGTGGACCTGGGGCAGGTGGAGCGCATCAGCTCCTTCGGCGTGCGGCGGTGGATTGAGTTCGCCGCCAAGTTGCCGCAGGGGGCGCTGGGCCTCTACGTGGTCCACGCGCCGCCCGTCATCGTGGACCAGCTCAACATGGTGGAGGGCTTCGCCGGCGTCGCCCGCGTCCTCTCCGTGTTGGCGCCCTACTCCTGCCGCGCCTGCAACGAGGACCGGCTGCGGCTGGTGAACCTGCTGGATGAGGCGCAGGTCATCTCCGAGGAACGTGCGCCCGACCATTCCTGCCCCGTGTGTCAGGGGGCGCTGGAGTTCGCGGACCTGCCGGGGGAGTTCTTCGACTACGCGCGGCGGCAGCAGTTCGGCCAGGTGGACCCGGTCGTCATGCGCTACCTGCGCGCCAGCATGCCGGCGGAGCAGCCGGAGCTGTCGCAGCACCTGAAGATCATCCAGGACGACATCACGTACATCACCCTGGCCAGCGCGCTGAAGGGTGACCTCAACGTGCGCCGGCTGGCGTCGGGTCTGGAGGGCCGCGTCGGCTTCGACTTCAGCCACGTCAGCAAGGTGGAGCCGGAGGCCCTGCCGAAGCTGGAGCAGGTGCTGGAGACGGCAGCGCAGGGCGCGCATGTGGCGTTGTGCCGGGTGCCGCCGCCCGCGCTGGCGGTGCTGGCGCGCTCGGCCAAGGTGTTGCCGGTGCGGCTGGCCACGCTGTGGCTGCCGTGTGATTGCCGCAACTGCGGGCAGGTGAGCCACCAGCGCCTCCAGGCCGCGGACTACCTGGCGAAGCTGCGGGCGCAGGCATCCGGCGTGGAAGTGCCGTGCCCCATCTGCGGCGGCAACGCGCGCGTCCCCCACATGCCCCAGCTCCAGGGGCTGCTGGCGCGGGTGCAGCTGACGGACCGACCGCTGGAGGACATGGAGGCGCTGGAGACTCGCGCCCTCAGTCAGTATCTCTTCGGCGCCACGAACATCGACCCGGCGGCCCGCCAGGGCGCGTCCACGGACATCTCCAACTCGCTGGGCAGCACCAAGCTGAACATCATCCGGCGGCTGGGGCAGGGCGGCATGGCGGAGGTCTTCCTCGCCAAGCAGGTGGGCGTGAAGGGCTTCGAGAAGTTCGTGGTGATGAAGAAGATTCTCCCACAGTTCGCGGAGAACCCCGAGTTCGTCGACATGCTCTTCGCGGAGGCCCGCGCCAACGCGCGGCTGACGCACCCGAACGTCGTGCAGACGTTCGACGTGGGCGTGTCCGACGGCGTCGCGTACATCCTCATGGAGTACGTGCGCGGGCCGGACCTGAAGAAGCTGGTCATCGAGCTGCGGCGCAAGGGCCTGGCGCTCCCGCTGGAGCATGCGCTGCGCATCGTCGCGGAGGTGGCCGCGGGCCTTCACTACGCCCACGCCTACGTGGACCCGGCGGGCACGCCGCACCCGGTGGTGCACCGGGACGTCAGCCCGCACAACGTCCTCATCTCGCTGGACGGCGCCATCAAGCTGAGTGACTTCGGCATCGCCAAGGTGGCGGGCGAGGAGCACACGCAGGCGGGCGTGCTGAAGGGGAAGATTTCGTACATCTCCCCGGAGGCGGCGTCCGGGCGCACGCTGGACGCGCGCAACGACGTGTTCGCGCTGGGCGTGGTGCTCTTCGAGCTGCTCACCGGCACGCTCCCGTTCCGCAGGGACCACGACGCGGCGACGCTGCAAGCCATCGTCCGGGACCCCGCGCCAGTCCCTTCGCAGCTCAAGCCGAACATCCCCCAGGACGTCTCCGACCTCATCCTCCGCGCACTGGTGAAGGACCCGGCGCGACGCACGCCGTCCGCCGCCGCGTTGCGCGAGGAGATCGAAGCGGTGATGGCGCATCACCGGCTCAACTCGTCGCCCGCGGCGGTGGCCCAGTTCTTCCGGGACACGCTGGGCGACCGGCTGGTGGAGTTCGCGCCGTCCGCCGTCGGCGGGACGGGCAGCCACCCGCGTCCGGTGCCTTCGGGCAGTGGCAGCGGCAACATCGGCAGTGGGGAGATGGCCGCGCCCACGGATGGACGGACGCCCAGCCGGGGCAGTGTGCCCGTGGCCGGAAGCCGTCCTGGGATGGGCGGCAGTGGCGGCATTCCTCGCCCTGGCCCACCGGTTCCCCCGCCGCCCCCGACACGGTCCGTGGGCGTCGCTAGCGCGGCTGTGCGGCCTCCTGCGCCGCCTCCGGCGGACGACTCCTTCCCCGGCATCTCCGTGTCCGAGGACGACGCGAACGACCGCACCGAGGTGGTGCCGCTCAACCTGGGCGCGCCGCCGCCTCGGACGGAAGCGCCGCCTCGGCCCGCTCCCGCGCCGCGTGCCTCTCAGCCGCAGCCCGCCATGCCGGCGCCGCCGCGTCCATCCGGGCCGGTGCCAGGGCTGGGGCAGGGGACTCACGCGAGCACGGCCCGTCCCGCCCAGCCGCCTCCACCGCGGCCCGTTGCGCCCGCGAGCCGCGCTCCCGCGCCCGCGGAAACGTCGGCGGGCAAGATGCCCCTATGGAAATTTCTGGGCATCACCGGTGGCGGCGCCTTGGTGCTGGCCGTGGTGGCGGTGGTGATGACGCGCGATGGAGGCTCGAACTTCGTCAACGTGGGGCCCGGGGAGCACGTCTATGTCGGCGGCCTGCGCCACGAGCCGGGGACGGAGGTGCATGACCCGTCGGGCGGCCCGCTGCTCATCTCCACGGCGATGGAGGGGAAGCTGCGGCGGTTCGGAACCACGCAGCAGCGCGAGGGCATCGACGTGCGCACGCTGGCGGACGCCTCGCCGGAGCCTGGCACCACGGGCCTGCTGAGCGTGACGGGCGCGGCCCCTGGCTGTGAAGTCCACGTCGGTGGCGCGTTGCTGCCGGGTGGAACGCCGCTGTTGAAGGCACGAATCGAAGCGGGCCGGGAGCTGGAAGTCCTGGTGCGCTGCCCCAGCGGCGTCAGCAAGCTGTGGGTGATGGCCGTGCCCGGACAGCAAATCGAAGTGAAGTCGCAACCGCGTAACTGA
- a CDS encoding FAD-dependent oxidoreductase, whose translation MVAFTSSPSVSGEMTPGADILILGAGVVGLSAARRLSALGASVTVLDAVDPGGRGSRAAAGVAIPSVRLFDDPVMLAFARAGRGTLAEDLSSLPGGDQLRRGNGILRVVADAKARDALAAKAVADAEGLGTWRDAASLVSLEPALEGTPLFGAFETDQGHLVDTDGYVDALLKAAAHVGVRLRLGVAARSVSESSTGIEVQTEGETLRADRLLVCAGPWSAGVEGLPSLPLKPVRGQMLVVHQPGLHLTRVVSGPSYLAPWRSGEIVVGATEEDAGFVEQVTPAGLLHLSATVAKLAPRLRDARFVRAWAGLRAATPDGHPYIGRHPGTRRTYVATGLGGQGILTGAYTGALLAELVAHGHCAAAEPFALARITGGPLLTTR comes from the coding sequence ATGGTGGCTTTCACGTCATCGCCAAGCGTCTCAGGTGAAATGACGCCTGGCGCCGACATCTTGATTCTCGGAGCCGGTGTCGTGGGCCTTTCGGCCGCGCGCCGGCTTTCTGCTTTGGGCGCGAGCGTCACGGTGCTGGACGCCGTGGATCCGGGAGGCCGGGGCTCGCGCGCCGCCGCCGGAGTCGCCATTCCGTCCGTGCGGTTGTTCGATGACCCGGTGATGCTGGCGTTCGCCCGGGCAGGCCGCGGCACGCTGGCGGAGGACCTGTCCTCGCTTCCGGGAGGCGACCAGCTTCGCCGAGGCAACGGCATCCTCCGCGTCGTCGCGGACGCGAAGGCGCGCGATGCGCTGGCGGCGAAAGCGGTGGCGGACGCGGAAGGACTGGGCACCTGGCGGGACGCCGCGAGCCTGGTGTCGCTCGAGCCCGCGCTGGAAGGCACGCCGCTGTTCGGTGCCTTCGAGACGGACCAGGGCCACCTCGTGGACACGGATGGTTACGTCGACGCGCTCCTGAAGGCCGCTGCCCACGTGGGCGTGCGGTTGCGGCTGGGCGTGGCCGCGCGCTCCGTTTCCGAATCCTCCACGGGAATCGAGGTCCAGACGGAAGGGGAGACGCTCCGGGCGGACCGGTTGCTCGTGTGCGCGGGGCCCTGGTCGGCAGGCGTGGAGGGGTTGCCTTCGTTGCCGTTGAAGCCCGTGCGTGGGCAGATGCTGGTGGTGCACCAGCCGGGATTGCACCTGACGCGCGTCGTCTCGGGGCCCTCGTACCTGGCGCCGTGGCGCTCGGGCGAAATCGTCGTGGGCGCGACGGAGGAGGACGCGGGCTTCGTGGAGCAGGTGACGCCCGCGGGCCTGCTGCACCTCAGTGCCACCGTCGCGAAGCTGGCCCCGCGACTGCGTGACGCCCGGTTCGTCCGCGCATGGGCGGGGCTGCGTGCCGCGACGCCGGATGGCCACCCGTACATCGGCCGTCATCCCGGCACCCGGCGCACCTACGTCGCCACGGGGCTGGGCGGCCAGGGCATCCTGACCGGTGCGTATACCGGTGCCTTGCTCGCGGAGCTCGTGGCGCACGGCCATTGCGCCGCCGCCGAGCCGTTCGCGCTCGCGCGTATCACCGGCGGTCCGCTGCTCACAACGCGCTGA
- a CDS encoding tetratricopeptide repeat protein: MSPPFARPRELAVTVETSRPAALPSHAIEVDVGVALPVAFGGLRKVLRACEAAAPQVVHTLSRAHPSEWNRLFPGAIDGVPDLGDLALTPSERRLHRESEQMFWVLNVAAKAIVETMRVSGRPLVLHGAGECDLVSLRAVMRAAEWSRLEGLEGTLLFTGWNVRRPHGAECFESRRQAYLDALCDRMRAPRVPTPGPVSSRALEAPVDLEGRYLQVAVDAAQAPETRVAAAILAIRSCFFTTNYEGAMLAAEQGLAVLEANADAALASRVVQAWETLDTGFATPAIEIDRASLGDVEELKALFARSMGVVHVYTGAHDAAMEAFGRGLACRIPPELVARLHMFRALTLTKRFGQLPNARTEVAAGLAALERSTSPDRALQEGWLRNVCALTWFQERKLDKALVEEKQAMRCVGDLHDASATHLKINLISNASYLQETARQFGDAISTWRRFEKISESWGVNFAKHHRYRLAGLELAAGERDAAVAHFTEAFTNADALGDSFHRQVIAAELGRLFLDEQQPAVAVDWFARAEEHARAIGDPLKTAESLAGQAVAAGRTDWSEAVRCAGVSTTWPKQTEALKAALAQGDAKAVHEVLPRARTKLNRPFDPVNLY, translated from the coding sequence CGCGTCCCCGCGAGCTGGCTGTCACCGTGGAGACGTCGCGACCCGCCGCGCTGCCCTCGCACGCCATCGAAGTCGACGTGGGGGTGGCCCTGCCTGTCGCGTTCGGTGGGCTGAGAAAGGTCCTTCGCGCGTGTGAAGCCGCCGCGCCCCAGGTCGTGCACACCCTGTCCCGCGCCCATCCCTCCGAATGGAACCGGTTGTTTCCCGGCGCCATCGACGGCGTGCCGGACCTCGGCGACCTGGCGCTGACGCCCTCCGAGCGCCGCCTCCACCGCGAGTCGGAGCAGATGTTCTGGGTCCTCAACGTGGCCGCGAAGGCCATCGTGGAGACGATGCGCGTCAGCGGCCGGCCCCTGGTGCTCCATGGCGCGGGTGAATGTGACCTGGTGAGCCTGCGCGCGGTGATGCGGGCGGCCGAGTGGAGCCGCTTGGAAGGGCTGGAGGGCACCCTGTTGTTCACCGGGTGGAACGTGCGCCGGCCCCATGGCGCGGAGTGCTTCGAGTCCCGGCGGCAGGCCTACCTGGATGCGCTGTGCGACCGGATGCGTGCGCCCCGCGTGCCGACGCCCGGTCCGGTGTCATCGCGCGCGCTGGAGGCGCCGGTGGACCTGGAGGGGCGTTATCTCCAGGTCGCCGTGGACGCGGCCCAGGCGCCCGAGACACGGGTGGCCGCCGCCATCCTCGCCATCCGGAGCTGCTTCTTCACCACCAACTACGAAGGCGCCATGCTGGCCGCCGAACAGGGGCTGGCGGTGCTGGAGGCGAACGCGGACGCGGCGTTGGCGTCTCGCGTGGTCCAGGCCTGGGAGACGCTGGACACGGGCTTCGCCACGCCCGCCATCGAGATTGACCGAGCCAGCCTGGGTGACGTCGAGGAGCTGAAGGCCCTGTTCGCTCGCAGCATGGGCGTGGTCCATGTCTACACCGGCGCGCACGACGCGGCGATGGAGGCATTTGGGCGAGGGCTGGCATGCCGGATTCCTCCCGAGCTGGTGGCCCGGCTGCACATGTTCCGCGCGCTCACCCTGACGAAGCGCTTCGGACAGCTTCCCAACGCGCGGACGGAGGTGGCCGCGGGGCTGGCCGCGCTAGAGCGCAGCACATCGCCGGACCGGGCGCTCCAGGAGGGCTGGCTGCGCAATGTCTGCGCGCTGACGTGGTTTCAGGAGCGCAAGCTGGACAAGGCGCTGGTGGAGGAGAAGCAGGCCATGCGCTGCGTGGGGGACTTGCACGACGCGAGCGCCACGCACCTGAAAATCAACCTCATCTCCAACGCCAGCTATCTGCAGGAGACGGCGCGGCAGTTCGGTGATGCCATCTCCACATGGCGCCGGTTCGAGAAGATCAGCGAGAGCTGGGGCGTGAACTTCGCCAAGCACCACCGCTACCGGTTGGCGGGGCTGGAGCTGGCCGCTGGCGAGCGTGACGCGGCGGTGGCCCACTTCACCGAGGCGTTCACCAACGCCGATGCGCTGGGTGACTCGTTCCACCGGCAGGTGATTGCCGCGGAGCTGGGACGCTTGTTCCTGGACGAGCAGCAGCCCGCTGTCGCCGTGGACTGGTTCGCTCGCGCGGAGGAGCATGCGCGCGCCATTGGGGACCCGCTGAAGACGGCGGAGAGCCTGGCCGGGCAGGCCGTGGCGGCTGGACGCACGGACTGGTCGGAGGCGGTGCGGTGCGCGGGGGTGAGCACGACGTGGCCGAAGCAGACCGAGGCGCTGAAGGCCGCGCTCGCACAGGGTGATGCGAAGGCAGTGCACGAGGTGCTGCCTCGCGCCCGGACGAAGCTCAACCGCCCGTTCGACCCGGTGAACCTGTACTGA
- a CDS encoding lantibiotic dehydratase, giving the protein MKGWTLFPHLVVRTTGFPFDWLERLGCPEAARAARQLASARRELEALRAQGPRVKRPSRAVLSALKAGRPVDIEGMESPELFAEWNDRARAAQEAEATFHAAMKQESLAVEDALRALRQEPRFLEAVASSSPPVARDLLEGRDGARLRRQVASYLQRMCAKNETMGFFGPINYGRADAEAPTGVTLRWSGPEVLTGRNTFAASWLVQGLVRAIAFDPEVAAWLVLRRKAFAEVPSRKTLPAPESAEALLPRLVEAVDGTRTLAGLASSLGVAPGLAREAARMGCEKGLLTHQLEVPAATHHPVDDLAERVAGLPCSAARRHVEGLSALLALMAGYGAADAAGKMALQAAFAKRANEQWGVAPPSERGPASESHNFYQDRLALREECGGDLRLEAGGERARELVTRLEPALAWMGAAARRTREAARTTVAELVGARTVPFWKVAAAYSDRPVPLDGSVAEALAGAVGDASARCADLGSVTPPSLDGDAKALPLVTSIDLLVGARDVEAWSRGEYELVMGDVHDTALVWGWALQFHEARGRVESAMVRALGALSRPVPLVTVLASRRTGLLPSEFPGPVVELGGVSARASAWRLPLDDLFVESDGTRARLVSKRLGSEVCLYNGELDSLVHTAFSLPRIRPLRVSLGEHTPRLTLGGVVVQREQWRLSQAEREALLAGREDSARLRAAVSVWSERGMPDCVFAKFKDERKPVLVDVRSPPLLRVFLNLLEQKEEVILSEMLPSPDQLWLRSPAGGRHTVELRCTLMWGAPSAAGARE; this is encoded by the coding sequence ATGAAGGGCTGGACCCTCTTCCCTCACCTGGTGGTTCGCACCACGGGTTTTCCCTTCGATTGGCTGGAGCGGCTGGGGTGCCCGGAGGCCGCACGGGCCGCGCGCCAGCTGGCTTCGGCGCGGCGGGAGTTGGAGGCGCTGAGAGCCCAGGGCCCTCGGGTGAAGCGGCCATCGCGCGCGGTGCTGTCGGCCTTGAAGGCCGGGCGCCCGGTGGACATCGAGGGAATGGAGTCACCCGAGCTGTTCGCTGAATGGAACGACCGTGCCCGGGCCGCGCAGGAGGCGGAGGCCACCTTTCATGCGGCGATGAAGCAGGAGTCCCTGGCGGTGGAGGACGCGCTGAGGGCCCTGCGGCAGGAGCCGCGCTTCCTGGAGGCGGTGGCCAGCTCCAGCCCACCCGTGGCGAGAGACCTGCTGGAGGGGCGAGACGGCGCGCGGTTACGGCGGCAGGTGGCCAGCTACCTGCAACGCATGTGCGCGAAGAACGAGACGATGGGCTTCTTCGGTCCCATCAACTACGGCCGCGCGGACGCGGAGGCGCCGACGGGTGTGACGCTGCGTTGGTCCGGGCCGGAGGTGCTCACGGGGCGGAACACCTTCGCGGCGTCGTGGCTGGTGCAGGGGCTGGTTCGCGCCATTGCCTTCGACCCCGAGGTCGCCGCGTGGCTGGTGCTGCGCCGCAAGGCCTTCGCGGAGGTGCCTTCGCGCAAGACGCTGCCCGCGCCGGAGAGCGCGGAGGCGTTGCTGCCCCGGTTGGTGGAGGCGGTGGATGGAACGCGCACGCTCGCGGGGCTCGCATCATCGCTGGGCGTGGCCCCGGGCCTGGCGCGCGAGGCGGCGCGGATGGGCTGCGAAAAGGGCCTGCTGACGCATCAGCTCGAGGTACCCGCCGCCACGCATCACCCCGTGGACGACCTGGCTGAGCGCGTTGCGGGCTTGCCGTGTTCCGCGGCCCGGCGGCACGTGGAGGGCTTGAGCGCGCTGCTGGCGTTGATGGCCGGGTATGGCGCCGCGGATGCCGCGGGGAAGATGGCGCTCCAGGCCGCCTTCGCGAAGCGCGCGAATGAGCAGTGGGGCGTGGCGCCGCCATCCGAGCGAGGGCCCGCGTCGGAGTCGCACAACTTCTACCAGGACCGGTTGGCGCTCCGGGAGGAGTGCGGCGGTGACCTGCGGCTGGAGGCTGGAGGTGAGCGGGCGCGTGAGCTGGTGACGCGCCTGGAGCCCGCGCTGGCGTGGATGGGAGCGGCGGCACGGCGGACCCGGGAGGCCGCTCGCACCACCGTGGCGGAGCTGGTGGGCGCGCGCACGGTGCCGTTCTGGAAGGTGGCGGCCGCGTACTCGGACCGGCCGGTGCCGTTGGATGGCTCGGTGGCGGAGGCGCTGGCTGGCGCAGTGGGGGACGCGTCCGCGCGCTGCGCGGACCTGGGCTCGGTGACGCCGCCGTCGCTGGATGGAGACGCGAAGGCGCTACCACTCGTTACGTCCATCGACCTGCTCGTGGGGGCCCGGGACGTGGAGGCCTGGAGCCGAGGCGAGTACGAACTGGTGATGGGCGACGTGCACGACACGGCGCTGGTGTGGGGCTGGGCGCTCCAGTTCCACGAGGCGCGCGGCCGGGTGGAGAGCGCCATGGTGCGGGCGCTCGGGGCCTTGAGCAGGCCGGTGCCCCTGGTGACGGTGTTGGCGTCGCGGCGCACGGGCCTGCTGCCGTCGGAGTTCCCGGGGCCCGTGGTGGAGCTGGGCGGTGTCAGTGCCCGCGCCTCCGCGTGGCGGCTGCCGCTGGATGACCTGTTCGTGGAGAGTGATGGAACGCGGGCGCGGCTGGTGTCGAAGCGGCTGGGCTCCGAGGTGTGTCTCTACAACGGTGAGCTGGACAGTCTGGTGCACACCGCCTTCTCCCTGCCGCGCATCCGTCCGCTGCGCGTGTCGCTGGGCGAGCACACGCCTCGGTTGACCCTGGGCGGTGTGGTGGTGCAGCGCGAGCAGTGGCGGCTGTCTCAGGCGGAGCGGGAGGCGCTGCTCGCGGGCCGCGAAGACTCGGCGAGACTTCGCGCGGCGGTGAGCGTGTGGAGCGAGCGCGGGATGCCGGACTGCGTCTTCGCGAAGTTCAAGGACGAGCGAAAGCCGGTGCTGGTGGACGTGCGCAGCCCGCCGCTGCTCCGCGTCTTCCTCAACCTGCTGGAGCAGAAGGAAGAGGTCATCCTGTCGGAGATGCTGCCCTCGCCGGACCAGCTCTGGCTGCGGAGCCCCGCGGGCGGGCGCCACACCGTGGAGCTGCGTTGCACGTTGATGTGGGGCGCGCCGTCCGCTGCCGGGGCGCGGGAATGA
- a CDS encoding lantibiotic dehydratase, whose amino-acid sequence MSEPWTLGEVFVLRHAGFPFDWLESLGMPQAVLDDVARLLEAEDALVDAVRAEKGASAATALLDALSQGREPRIDARLGPSCQDAWARYQERRESVQASYTSERKTLRRRLRERAADPAIQEAVFLSSPAMFDNVWVRYLRGGERPDTSDARRVERQVYTYLQRFCAKNETTSFFGPISYGERTTDDGYDVRTVPSGNTRRRTFFSFWAVTELARAVGRERTLRPYLPLRLNPLFTVTPGRALCEPLKLDVALSPEAERLLSVLREHPTPAEAATVLGLPVVDVERQALPLVKTALLLWGLPFRPNDFCTFESVRDAVAALPDLEARTRWLERLEALARLKADFETGDLAQRRELLPRLEAAFTEVTGKPARRGDGQVYADRLILYEEASSPFRLRFGATFTAELEAALTGALELSAAYGEKVQQGFREQVRDALGPDAGPMDLLDYAVRLRPDGVTGSRFSPVPPVMLESEEGRARALPVDFLGTSTPGGRYALPDVCLAAKPDGSGFEVMLARVHHHLLLWSWLSAFQPERERYASVASRWLEQDAAARGLVGLAIRRRNKGFYVYPGRRLVYSVSDVLDVDEGALTPGSVKVLPTPEGPVLVDGKGERLSLYLPLDDFSSYPPFAALAHPQVLHAPLRTQGSHLPRLSVGGAVYQRERWNLAAERLGKPAGFELFLAVQRERRAGGWPRFVFMRSSKERKPYLIDTASPFAVDLLSHLARDAERLSVEEMYPAPEQLWLKDERGRYTCELRMQFTRWSEAPA is encoded by the coding sequence ATGAGCGAGCCCTGGACGTTGGGCGAGGTATTCGTGCTGCGGCACGCGGGTTTTCCCTTCGACTGGCTGGAGTCGCTGGGGATGCCTCAGGCGGTGCTGGACGACGTCGCCCGCTTGCTCGAGGCCGAGGATGCGCTCGTGGATGCCGTGCGCGCGGAGAAGGGCGCGTCCGCCGCGACGGCTCTCCTCGATGCGCTGTCCCAGGGCCGTGAGCCCCGAATCGACGCACGGCTGGGACCGTCGTGTCAGGACGCATGGGCTCGCTACCAGGAGCGTCGCGAGTCCGTTCAGGCGAGTTACACATCGGAACGAAAGACGCTGCGACGGCGACTGCGAGAGCGAGCGGCGGACCCCGCCATCCAGGAGGCCGTGTTCCTCTCCAGCCCGGCGATGTTCGACAACGTCTGGGTGCGCTACCTGCGCGGCGGGGAGCGGCCGGACACGTCCGATGCGCGCCGGGTGGAGCGGCAGGTCTACACATACCTCCAGCGCTTCTGCGCGAAGAACGAGACAACCAGCTTCTTCGGCCCCATTTCCTACGGCGAGCGCACCACCGATGACGGCTACGACGTGCGCACGGTGCCCAGCGGAAACACGCGCCGCCGCACGTTCTTCTCCTTCTGGGCGGTGACGGAGCTGGCTCGCGCGGTGGGGCGGGAGCGCACGCTGCGCCCGTACCTGCCGCTGCGCCTCAATCCGCTCTTCACGGTGACACCGGGCCGCGCACTCTGCGAGCCGCTGAAGCTGGACGTCGCCTTGTCGCCCGAGGCGGAGCGCCTGCTGTCCGTGCTGCGCGAGCATCCCACACCCGCCGAGGCGGCCACGGTGCTTGGCCTGCCGGTCGTGGACGTCGAGCGCCAGGCGCTGCCGCTGGTGAAGACCGCGTTGTTGCTCTGGGGCCTGCCGTTCCGGCCGAACGACTTCTGCACTTTCGAGAGCGTGCGCGACGCGGTGGCAGCGCTCCCCGACCTGGAGGCACGCACACGCTGGCTGGAGCGGTTGGAGGCCCTGGCGCGTCTCAAGGCGGACTTCGAAACAGGAGACCTGGCCCAGCGGCGCGAGCTGCTGCCGCGCCTGGAGGCTGCCTTCACGGAGGTCACGGGCAAGCCCGCGCGCCGAGGTGACGGACAGGTCTACGCGGACCGGCTCATCCTCTACGAGGAGGCGAGCTCGCCTTTCCGGCTGCGCTTCGGCGCGACCTTCACCGCGGAGCTGGAGGCGGCGCTGACAGGCGCGCTGGAGCTGTCGGCCGCCTACGGCGAGAAGGTGCAACAGGGCTTCCGGGAGCAGGTCCGCGACGCACTGGGCCCGGACGCGGGCCCCATGGACCTGCTGGACTACGCCGTGCGGCTGCGGCCCGATGGCGTAACGGGCAGCCGCTTCTCGCCCGTGCCGCCGGTGATGCTGGAGTCCGAGGAGGGCCGCGCGCGTGCGCTGCCCGTGGACTTCCTGGGCACGTCCACGCCGGGCGGGCGCTACGCCTTGCCGGACGTGTGCCTCGCCGCGAAGCCGGACGGAAGCGGCTTCGAGGTGATGCTGGCGCGGGTCCACCACCACCTGCTGCTGTGGAGCTGGCTGAGCGCGTTCCAGCCCGAGCGGGAGCGGTATGCCTCGGTGGCTTCGCGTTGGCTGGAACAGGACGCCGCGGCGCGGGGGCTCGTGGGGCTGGCCATCCGCAGGCGCAACAAGGGCTTCTACGTCTATCCGGGACGGCGGTTGGTGTACTCGGTGTCGGACGTGCTGGATGTGGACGAGGGGGCCCTGACGCCGGGGAGCGTGAAGGTCCTTCCCACGCCTGAAGGTCCGGTGTTGGTGGACGGGAAGGGGGAGCGGCTGAGCCTGTACCTGCCGCTCGATGATTTCTCGTCCTATCCACCGTTCGCGGCGCTGGCGCATCCCCAGGTGCTGCACGCGCCGCTGCGGACGCAGGGCAGTCACCTGCCGCGGCTCAGCGTGGGCGGCGCGGTGTACCAGCGCGAGCGCTGGAACCTGGCGGCGGAGCGGCTGGGAAAGCCCGCGGGCTTCGAACTCTTCCTCGCCGTGCAGCGGGAGCGGCGCGCGGGTGGGTGGCCTCGCTTCGTGTTCATGCGCAGCTCGAAGGAGCGCAAGCCGTACCTCATCGACACCGCGAGCCCCTTCGCCGTGGACCTGCTGTCACACCTGGCTCGGGACGCGGAGCGCCTGTCCGTGGAGGAGATGTACCCGGCACCGGAGCAGCTCTGGCTGAAGGACGAGCGGGGCCGTTACACCTGCGAACTGCGGATGCAGTTCACCCGCTGGAGCGAAGCACCGGCCTGA